CTGTTCGTGCCTTTTTTGTTTCAATTCTTATTTTCGTTTTTCTGTTCCGTATTTTTTCTACTTTAGAAACGGTACTAAATTTTAGAACTGCAAAAAAAGTTTTCAATTTAaaaaactgagaattttgaaattAAATAAAATGTTTGTTAATCAAAAAAATGCTCGGCAGTTTTATAAAAATGTCCGCATATTCAAACAATGTTCGCAATTTCGAAAACAGTGTTGGTGAAAAGAAAATAAATGTCCACGATTTTGAAAAATAATCTGTGTATTTTAATAATGCAATTGAACAGTTTGCTAATTcaatttttttcatgcatttcaagaaatttcctaaaattttaaaaatggtTCACGAATTACAAAAGTGTTTATTGATCGGAAAATGTTTGTTCATTCAGAAAACGTTCACGCATTAAAATAAAAGTTCCTGAATTTCTAAACAAATCCACCAACTTCAAAAAATATGTTCATCTATTCTAGATTTGTtgaccaattcaaaagaaaatacttAAAAACCATACGCAAGATAAAATAATATTcaaaatttttaaaaaatgtttgtaaattgtgaaAATTATTCTCAAATCTAAAAATATTCGCAATTTTGTAAAATTCTTCACGAATGATCGAAGGTATGTAGTTAAACAGTAATGTTTCTGAGTCTTTGTGACCTTATACccgtgtgaattttgaagaattaactgtgtGGGTGGATTGAATATTATAGTATGTTTTCtaaaagtttcttgaaattcagaatatttCTTTGTATTACCAATTTTTTGACAACTatgatatttttaaaaaaatgtgaGTATTGCTTGAACTTGTGAATaagtttaaaagaagaaacattttcttgcacttGTGCAAAAATGTGAACATAATATGGTCATCATCATTAAAGATTATGATTTTATTTATTTCGTTGTAACGCACGGGTTCTTTTGCTAATTTAAGGCCTAAAGGTTAAATATTACatgttttatttttttagaatTAATTTAGGTGTTTTCTGCGAATTAATGTGAAGGCTACATTAATGAATTCAATAAGTAATTATAAGATAGTAGTGAATCAATTGAGTTTAGCCGGGTAGAGAGAAATAGAATATATAAATCAATAGTAAGTCCAGCAATCACATTGTTGCACGGATTAACACCAGTTCTCTTTCTTACTTATTTTTCATTGGGTACAACGCAAACCCCAGGATGCCACATAAGCCCTTGTTGACAGGACCGGCACCACGGGCCATACGGATGTAGCCGTTTTCACCCCATGTTGGCCCCCATGAATTCTTTACGATCCAGTAATCTATGCGTCTCTCGGGGTCAGGCTCATCGGTGGTACCATAGCCCACAACCGTCATTCCGTGAGTCTGATTCGTACCACACGGACCCATAAAGACACCTCCCCCATAGCGTCGGAAGCCCTTTGTGTCAAGCAACACAGCGACGGGTTGGGTCGCCACCGCCTGCAGCAAGGCGACCTCATTTTCCGGAACCCATTTGAAGCCGTCGATGGTGACCAAGGGGTTCCTTCTTTTCGGCACCAAGCAATAGCCGTGCTCACCGGCAATGTACGGGTAGTCAGCCTCTGTGGCGATGCCGCCGTGGTCGATAATGTACTTGAAGGCCGATGACACTCTGCCGTTACGACAACCGACGTTTTCCTTGTCGCAGTCTATGAGCTGCTGCACCGACAATGACGTTAGCCTCCTGGTCCTTATGGAGTTGATGCCctccactgccgccgccgccgcgaagGCCCAACAAGCTCCGCACCCTCCTTGGATCTTCACGTTTGTCACTGCCGGCGGGCGTTGGTCGTACCCTGTCATCCGCCAATCTACGAACATTGGTAAGTTGCTGCGGACGGCAACCGCATCGTGCGTGAACCGGGCTTGGTGTCTCCTCCCGCCATCCGACACGCGGTCGGAGCAGCAGCCGTGTATGTGGTCAACCTCTTCATCGGTCATGTCACCGAAGAGGTTGAGGTTGAGCTTGTAGGGTGCGTCACGTTGGTTGAATTTGTGGATCATGCGAGCGTTGTCCTTGAACACGCTGAAGCGCCTGGCCTTGTCATCAAGGTCGCGCCTTACATTGTGATGCCCACACCAGCGCTCGTAGAGTGCCCATAGGGACTCATCTGACACCAAGTCTGCATCGGTGATGTCCATAGAGCTCGCCACCATCATAGCGGCAGCAAGCACAATGGCCATGATTAGAATCCTTGCAATTTCTCTTGCCATTGTTAAGTACTAAGCGGTCGGTTCAAGTGTCCTAGGTATCTAACCGGGTAGCGCTGAGTGTCCTAGGTAGCTTTGGTAATCTTCTTATATAGCAGAATCCTCGTGGTGCACACGCAGTTTCTCCGAATACCTTGAGAAAACTAGGAAATGCTGAGTAGTTGACCGACCCGTAGGCAAGGTTATCTCTAGAAAATTTGGAGGTACACCATGAATTTGGAATCTGGTAGCAATTGTTAGAGATATTTTGCATATGTAGCACATACTGTAGTTGTCTATCTCCATATATGCATGTAAATTTATCTATATCTATCTGCGTATACTCTGAATTTACTAGGCGATGGTGAAGTAGTGTATCCCAAGAAAATTCTGGGCCACACGTACGGTGAACCTGGTAGTAATTTACTGGCGATATTTGTACATATCTAGCACATATCAAATCTGTTTATCTCTATATCCATATCTATATATGTATCTCTATCTGTATCTAAAAAATATATTTATCTGTATCTATGTATatgtatctatctatctatctatatctaCACACACAGGGTGCACtacatgcactagtagaaaaatggtATTTTGtctcggttcgtaagggccttctgtcccggtttcggaaccgggacaaaaaggtcgttactaatgcccttggcttttagtcccggttcttacacgaacctggacagatgggcctccacgtggccggtgcggcgagcccagacaggaggccctttggtcccggttcgttactagtaaccaaatgaaggaaacagaagatcgtcatgaacatatgcatacagagagaagtgatatcgaccacctctccttctctgaaagattggtcgaacaacaagttctcgtatatctatctgaCGCTACTGgctatatatacaatataattatctcttacaatataatctcctaattaaaatccaactgattagggttcacatggtattctccgtctttagcgatcacgtggtcaagaaagaatgccgccaattcctcttgaattcctcgcatacgatctgctggtaggagttcattccgcatccgaaatatctaatttgaagaagggggcaatacatatatatgaataaatgaaactgaacacaaatgatggtaataaaataaaattatgaatattattatttacgcactttATTTTTTTatcagagtagccccgctcacaggtcgtgtggcggatggactcgaaAATGTcgtatccacagtaatcattcactggttcctgccacaaccactttacaagaaatagaggtcaatcaaactcatagttagcaagcatgctaaatggtattgatgaaactagggcTTGAATCACTAgaagatgcgtggaacatgctactatagtacttactttcgggtgtctaaattgcagcttcttcgacAGTCCCGcagtttttgaggtgaattttttccaaaccctgccagacaaagaaaacaattacttgatatcaggaaatgaacaaagtggctgatatggtgcgataatgattgatttaacttacttctgtagaatttcagtcatgtccgcatactccttgggatcttttcgtctcgagtcttaGACGGTTACTattccctgctcaagcttaatctctaggagaatatagtggaagctgcgcacgcatgcataactcatcaattacattactataaccttgactaataagggaaaccgaatatgcacaagacagtaacactcactggaattcgtaagggaagagtattatagctttgttttgattcaatacaaacgattgtagcaggttggcctcggtatctttggcctgaaattCAACCATAAATGCATttacgagatttgtgttaatgaatccAATATcgccgatttgtcttttcttcaattcgacgatcttcaatctgcatataatatagtgaggataattaaaaatacatgcaatgaaatagctgacctatatatagagacttaatgacagaagtagtactacttacacgcAGTAGCAAgcgatcattaatttatcgagggccagGAGATTGAAAaagggaagaactcctcaaatggaacattcaacaaat
This genomic stretch from Hordeum vulgare subsp. vulgare chromosome 6H, MorexV3_pseudomolecules_assembly, whole genome shotgun sequence harbors:
- the LOC123403886 gene encoding ervatamin-C-like — its product is MAREIARILIMAIVLAAAMMVASSMDITDADLVSDESLWALYERWCGHHNVRRDLDDKARRFSVFKDNARMIHKFNQRDAPYKLNLNLFGDMTDEEVDHIHGCCSDRVSDGGRRHQARFTHDAVAVRSNLPMFVDWRMTGYDQRPPAVTNVKIQGGCGACWAFAAAAAVEGINSIRTRRLTSLSVQQLIDCDKENVGCRNGRVSSAFKYIIDHGGIATEADYPYIAGEHGYCLVPKRRNPLVTIDGFKWVPENEVALLQAVATQPVAVLLDTKGFRRYGGGVFMGPCGTNQTHGMTVVGYGTTDEPDPERRIDYWIVKNSWGPTWGENGYIRMARGAGPVNKGLCGILGFALYPMKNK